A window of the Streptomyces sp. NBC_01351 genome harbors these coding sequences:
- a CDS encoding FAD-dependent oxidoreductase: protein MRSVIVIGGGISGLAAAWQLRGQADVTVLESHGKVGGKLRTGTTAGITVDEGAESFMALRPEAVELAAAVGLGDALCDPAKAPTSPLTGAPPSPVRPAAHLGPRPGPSAPPRAHPAPARTVPPLPGHFQPLRRLRSGGPPGRSLGEGLGRSPWGHLPAVAGGETRLRRAPGSARTRSSNAGGAGFALGGAGQRLGAPGRGHGHSPDRAWAEPGRGSGAARTGVGAPFGSARGRERGRPSRMRACPETPGGSPPPPRSPPPCSRRPPAQTTAGAGRRGTPMGPAPPSR from the coding sequence ATGCGTTCAGTGATCGTCATCGGTGGCGGAATCAGCGGGCTGGCCGCCGCGTGGCAGTTGCGCGGCCAGGCCGACGTGACCGTACTGGAGAGCCACGGCAAGGTCGGCGGCAAGCTCCGCACCGGCACCACCGCCGGCATCACCGTCGACGAGGGCGCGGAATCCTTCATGGCCCTGCGGCCGGAGGCCGTGGAACTGGCGGCCGCCGTCGGACTGGGCGACGCCCTCTGCGACCCGGCGAAGGCCCCGACCTCCCCCCTCACCGGGGCCCCGCCCAGCCCCGTCCGGCCCGCCGCTCACCTCGGGCCCCGCCCGGGCCCGTCGGCTCCGCCGAGGGCACATCCAGCCCCAGCCCGCACTGTTCCGCCCCTGCCGGGGCATTTCCAGCCCCTCCGGCGTTTGAGGAGTGGGGGTCCCCCCGGACGGAGTCTGGGGGAGGGTCTGGGGCGGAGCCCCTGGGGGCACCTCCCAGCGGTAGCTGGGGGAGAAACCCGGCTCCGCCGGGCACCGGGCTCCGCCCGGACCCGCTCCTCAAACGCCGGAGGGGCTGGATTTGCCCTCGGCGGAGCCGGACAGCGTCTGGGCGCCCCCGGACGGGGGCACGGGCACAGCCCGGACAGGGCCTGGGCCGAGCCCGGACGGGGGTCGGGCGCAGCCCGGACGGGGGTCGGGGCCCCGTTTGGGTCAGCGCGGGGGCGCGAAAGGGGGAGGCCGTCGAGGATGAGGGCATGCCCAGAAACGCCTGGCGGGTCACCGCCGCCGCCACGCTCGCCGCCGCCCTGCTCACGACGGCCGCCTGCTCAGACGACGGCGGGAGCGGGAAGAAGGGGAACGCCGATGGGACCGGCCCCGCCAAGCCGCTGA
- a CDS encoding alpha/beta hydrolase: protein MLTTAACSDDGGSGKKGNADGTGPAKPLKWGDCPAPTPLEGGGQAPPKGWQCATLDVPLDYAKPEGETLPIALIRAKARDQKNRIGSLVFNFGGPGGSGITTLPGAATEYEALRARYDLVSFDPRGVGRSAPVRCEGDKQLDAYYAQDASPSTPEQEKAFVENIRQFQQACERNSATVLPHVGTSNAARDMDRIRQALGDEKLHYFGISYGTELGGVYAHLFPKNVGRAVFDAVVDPTKTSEEGALGQAEGFQLALGNFAQDCVDRGDECKLQGSTAKEIEANVIKLQKELAVKPIPGIGDRQLNDTSATNGIAQALYSKELWPLLEQGLDEADGGQGQLLMALSDALNGRDEQGRYSNIGAANSAINCADSKERYTLEQTKAKLPTFRSASPVFGDFLGWAMMGCTDWPVEGAWETPDVSAPGSAPILVIGNTGDPATPYEGARKMVERLGKGVGVELTYKGEGHGAYNSGDTCVQNAVNAYLLDGKVPAANTVCTAA, encoded by the coding sequence CTGCTCACGACGGCCGCCTGCTCAGACGACGGCGGGAGCGGGAAGAAGGGGAACGCCGATGGGACCGGCCCCGCCAAGCCGCTGAAGTGGGGCGACTGCCCCGCCCCCACCCCGCTGGAGGGCGGCGGCCAGGCCCCGCCCAAGGGCTGGCAGTGCGCCACCCTCGACGTCCCCCTCGACTACGCCAAGCCCGAGGGCGAGACCCTCCCGATCGCCCTGATCCGCGCCAAGGCCCGGGACCAGAAGAACCGCATCGGCTCGCTCGTCTTCAACTTCGGCGGCCCCGGCGGCTCCGGCATCACCACCCTCCCCGGCGCCGCCACGGAGTACGAGGCCCTGCGCGCCCGGTACGACCTGGTCAGCTTCGACCCCCGCGGGGTCGGCCGCAGCGCGCCCGTCCGCTGCGAGGGCGACAAGCAGCTGGACGCGTACTACGCCCAGGACGCCTCCCCCAGCACCCCCGAGCAGGAGAAGGCGTTCGTCGAGAACATCCGGCAGTTCCAGCAGGCCTGCGAGCGCAACTCGGCCACGGTCCTCCCCCACGTCGGCACCTCCAACGCCGCCCGCGACATGGACCGCATCCGCCAGGCCCTCGGCGACGAGAAACTGCACTACTTCGGCATCTCCTACGGCACCGAGCTCGGCGGGGTCTACGCCCACCTGTTCCCGAAGAACGTCGGCCGGGCCGTCTTCGACGCCGTCGTCGACCCGACCAAGACCTCCGAGGAGGGCGCGCTCGGCCAGGCTGAGGGCTTCCAGCTCGCCCTCGGCAACTTCGCCCAGGACTGCGTGGACCGCGGCGACGAGTGCAAGCTCCAGGGCAGCACCGCCAAGGAGATCGAGGCGAACGTCATCAAGCTCCAGAAGGAGCTCGCCGTGAAGCCGATCCCCGGCATCGGCGACCGGCAGCTCAACGACACCTCCGCGACCAACGGCATCGCCCAGGCCCTGTACTCCAAGGAGCTGTGGCCGCTGCTGGAGCAGGGCCTCGACGAGGCCGACGGCGGCCAGGGGCAGCTGCTGATGGCGCTCTCCGACGCGCTCAACGGCAGGGACGAGCAGGGCCGGTACAGCAACATCGGAGCCGCGAACTCCGCGATCAACTGCGCGGACTCCAAGGAGCGTTACACGCTGGAGCAGACCAAGGCCAAGCTGCCGACGTTCCGTTCGGCCTCGCCCGTCTTCGGGGACTTCCTCGGCTGGGCCATGATGGGCTGCACCGACTGGCCGGTCGAGGGCGCCTGGGAGACCCCGGACGTCTCCGCCCCCGGCTCCGCACCGATCCTGGTGATCGGCAACACCGGCGACCCGGCCACCCCGTACGAGGGCGCCCGCAAGATGGTGGAGCGGCTCGGCAAGGGCGTCGGGGTGGAGCTCACCTACAAGGGCGAGGGCCACGGCGCGTACAACAGCGGCGACACCTGCGTGCAGAACGCCGTGAACGCGTACCTGCTGGACGGGAAGGTCCCCGCCGCCAACACCGTCTGCACGGCTGCCTAA
- the moeZ gene encoding adenylyltransferase/sulfurtransferase MoeZ, giving the protein MSLPPLVEPAAELTVDEVRRYSRHLIIPDVGMDGQKRLKNAKVLAVGAGGLGSPALMYLAAAGVGTLGIVEFDEVDESNLQRQIIHSQADIGRSKAESARDSVLGINPYVNVVLHEERLEAENVMEIFSQYDLIVDGTDNFATRYLVNDACVLLNKPYVWGSIYRFDGQASVFWSEHGPCYRCLYPEPPPPGMVPSCAEGGVLGVLCASIGSIQVTEAIKVLTGVGEPLVGRLMIYDALEMQYRQVKVRKDPDCAVCGPNATVTELIDYEAFCGVVSEEAQEAALGSTITPKQLKEWIDTEEAIEIIDVREVNEYEIVSIPGAKLIPKGEFLMGTALQDLPQDKRIVLHCKTGVRSAEVLAVLKSAGFADAVHVGGGVIGWVHQIEPEKPVY; this is encoded by the coding sequence GTGTCGCTGCCACCCCTGGTTGAGCCAGCTGCTGAGCTCACCGTTGACGAGGTCCGCCGGTACTCGCGTCACCTGATCATCCCCGATGTCGGGATGGACGGCCAGAAGCGCCTGAAGAACGCCAAGGTGCTGGCCGTGGGCGCCGGCGGCCTCGGCTCGCCCGCCCTCATGTACCTGGCCGCGGCCGGCGTCGGCACGCTGGGCATCGTCGAGTTCGACGAGGTCGACGAGTCGAACCTGCAGCGCCAGATCATCCACAGCCAGGCCGACATCGGCCGTTCCAAGGCGGAGTCCGCGCGCGACAGCGTGCTGGGCATCAACCCCTACGTGAACGTGGTCCTTCACGAAGAGCGGCTCGAAGCCGAGAACGTGATGGAGATCTTCAGCCAGTACGACCTCATCGTCGACGGCACGGACAACTTCGCGACCCGCTACCTGGTGAACGACGCCTGCGTGCTGCTGAACAAGCCGTACGTGTGGGGCTCGATCTACCGCTTCGACGGCCAGGCCTCGGTCTTCTGGTCCGAGCACGGCCCGTGCTACCGCTGCCTCTACCCGGAGCCGCCCCCGCCGGGCATGGTCCCGAGCTGCGCCGAGGGCGGCGTGCTGGGCGTGCTCTGCGCGTCCATCGGGTCCATCCAGGTCACCGAGGCCATCAAGGTCCTCACCGGCGTCGGCGAGCCGCTGGTCGGCCGCCTGATGATCTACGACGCCCTGGAGATGCAGTACCGCCAGGTCAAGGTCCGCAAGGACCCCGACTGCGCGGTCTGCGGTCCGAACGCGACCGTCACCGAGCTCATCGACTACGAGGCCTTCTGCGGCGTCGTGTCGGAGGAGGCCCAGGAGGCGGCGCTCGGCTCGACGATCACTCCCAAGCAGCTCAAGGAGTGGATCGACACCGAGGAGGCCATCGAGATCATCGACGTCCGCGAGGTCAACGAGTACGAGATCGTCTCGATCCCCGGCGCGAAGCTGATCCCCAAGGGCGAGTTCCTGATGGGCACCGCCCTCCAGGACCTGCCGCAGGACAAGCGCATCGTCTTGCACTGCAAGACGGGTGTCCGCAGTGCGGAAGTCCTCGCGGTCCTGAAGTCCGCGGGCTTCGCGGACGCGGTCCACGTCGGTGGCGGCGTCATCGGCTGGGTCCACCAGATCGAGCCCGAGAAGCCGGTCTACTAG
- a CDS encoding spherulation-specific family 4 protein yields the protein MPYLTTPPGTATAAATEAGRLGLGIPGYAHPLLAPVEWAELTRPGTPLHWAVLNVTDGPGGRPDPHCTEAAAKLRTAGGTVLGHLAMRDGARSFGELVSDAHRFRDWYGVGGFYLAGAPADKADLAAVRRVSDALRGLGEDVRIVLGHGTHPYEGYVEAADQLVTFSGAWTDYRWSQVAEWTADHPAERFCHLVHGVPRTHLEEAVRIARWQGAGTIWFTDRRGAPDRDPWASMPAYWDEIVSRIGTGVSE from the coding sequence GTGCCGTATCTGACCACCCCGCCCGGGACCGCGACGGCCGCCGCGACCGAGGCTGGCCGCCTCGGTCTCGGCATCCCCGGCTACGCGCACCCGCTGCTCGCCCCCGTCGAGTGGGCCGAACTGACCCGCCCCGGCACCCCGCTGCACTGGGCCGTGCTGAACGTCACGGACGGCCCGGGCGGGCGGCCCGACCCGCACTGCACGGAGGCAGCCGCGAAGCTCCGTACGGCGGGCGGCACGGTGCTCGGCCATCTCGCCATGCGGGACGGCGCGCGGTCGTTCGGCGAGCTGGTCTCCGACGCCCACCGCTTCCGCGACTGGTACGGGGTCGGCGGTTTCTACCTGGCCGGGGCCCCCGCCGACAAGGCGGACCTGGCCGCGGTGCGCCGGGTCTCGGACGCCCTGCGCGGGCTGGGCGAGGACGTGCGGATCGTGCTCGGGCACGGCACCCACCCCTACGAGGGGTACGTGGAGGCCGCCGACCAACTGGTCACCTTCTCCGGGGCCTGGACCGACTACCGCTGGTCACAGGTGGCCGAGTGGACCGCGGACCATCCGGCGGAGCGCTTCTGCCACCTTGTCCACGGGGTGCCGCGCACGCATCTGGAGGAAGCGGTCCGGATCGCCCGCTGGCAGGGTGCCGGCACGATCTGGTTCACGGACCGGCGGGGCGCCCCCGACCGGGACCCGTGGGCCTCGATGCCCGCGTACTGGGACGAAATCGTCTCGCGGATCGGGACGGGTGTCTCGGAATGA
- a CDS encoding NAD-dependent epimerase/dehydratase, translating to MRVLLIGANGYLGRYVADRLLADPAVQLTALGRGDDADVRFDLATGSPGALTRFLDAVHPGVVINCAGATRGGARELTRHNTVAVATICESLRRSGCGARLVQLGCAAEYGPSQPGSSTAEDAVPRPGGPYGVSKLAATELVLGSGLDAVVLRIFSPVGPGTPAGSPLGRLAEAMRRAMQSGDGELKLSGLGVQRDFVDVRDVARAVHAASLSAAQGVVNIGTGRAVRLRDAAAVLARVAGYGGALHELDVPHGGPQQGHLGRPGGLSAIGSPRSEATAEQLAAAAPQPYPYPDGCGAWQQADVRTARDRLGWRPRINLEESLADIWMEAACRI from the coding sequence ATGAGGGTGCTGCTGATCGGAGCCAACGGATATCTCGGCCGCTACGTCGCCGACCGGCTGCTCGCCGACCCCGCCGTGCAGCTCACCGCGCTCGGCCGCGGCGACGACGCCGACGTCCGGTTCGACCTCGCCACCGGCAGCCCCGGGGCGCTCACCCGCTTCCTCGACGCCGTCCACCCGGGCGTCGTCATCAACTGCGCGGGCGCCACCCGCGGCGGGGCCCGGGAACTCACCCGGCACAACACCGTCGCCGTGGCCACCATCTGCGAATCGCTGCGCCGCAGCGGCTGCGGGGCCCGGCTCGTCCAGCTCGGCTGCGCCGCCGAGTACGGGCCCAGCCAGCCCGGGTCGTCGACGGCCGAGGACGCCGTGCCGAGACCGGGCGGACCGTACGGAGTCAGCAAACTGGCCGCCACCGAGCTCGTGCTGGGCTCCGGACTGGACGCCGTCGTCCTGCGGATCTTCTCGCCCGTCGGCCCCGGCACCCCCGCCGGATCCCCGCTCGGCCGGCTCGCCGAGGCCATGCGCCGCGCGATGCAGTCCGGGGACGGGGAGCTCAAGCTCAGCGGGCTCGGCGTGCAGCGCGACTTCGTCGACGTACGGGACGTGGCGCGGGCCGTGCACGCCGCCTCCCTGTCCGCCGCCCAGGGCGTCGTGAACATCGGCACCGGCCGCGCGGTCCGGCTGCGCGACGCGGCCGCCGTGCTGGCGCGGGTCGCCGGGTACGGGGGCGCCCTGCACGAGCTGGACGTCCCGCACGGCGGTCCCCAGCAGGGGCACCTCGGGCGCCCCGGCGGGCTCTCCGCCATCGGGTCCCCCCGCTCCGAGGCCACCGCCGAACAGCTCGCCGCCGCGGCCCCCCAGCCGTACCCGTACCCCGACGGCTGCGGTGCCTGGCAGCAGGCCGACGTGCGGACCGCCCGCGACCGGCTCGGCTGGCGGCCCCGGATCAACCTGGAGGAGTCCCTCGCGGACATCTGGATGGAGGCGGCGTGCCGTATCTGA
- a CDS encoding DUF3492 domain-containing protein, producing MRIGLLTEGGYPYATGEARLWCDRLVRGLPQHEFELYALSRDADQERARVLLPDHVTQVRTAPLWAPADDGRTYSRRERRRFADCFKDLVRGICADEAGPFAEGLYGLAELGREQGGLYAALRSESAVRVLEAACRAPGASRTVQAVQVVDLLEFVDELERMLRPLSLDWYEEPGGLGAVDVCHAAAGGVAAIPGLLAKRFFGVPLLVTEYGVQLRSHYLEQRQGARPTVRALLAAFHLRLAGEIYAEADLLTPGNAHARRWQERCGAPRERVRTVYPGMEADRFATVGEAADCGDPDTLVWVGRIEPAKDLVGLLHAFAEVRRAEPGTRLRIFATAVVPGYLADCRSLAAQLFPDEAADAVTVGENPVTFEEIGGPDAASSAEAYGAGRVVVLSSVIEGFPISLAEAMFCGRATVSTDVGAVCEVIGGTGLVVPPRNPRALAEACLSLLRDPERAQRLGAAARARALELFTVEQNVGAFRDIYLRLLARGSATRPDGEVPFAHPAEARVPGHWTSPSWAVPAEGAGDASAAVPGAPASEATV from the coding sequence GTGCGGATCGGACTACTCACGGAAGGTGGTTATCCGTATGCGACGGGCGAGGCCAGGCTGTGGTGCGACCGGCTCGTGCGCGGGCTCCCGCAGCACGAGTTCGAGCTGTACGCGCTGAGTCGCGACGCCGACCAGGAGCGGGCGCGGGTACTTCTCCCCGACCACGTCACCCAGGTCCGTACGGCCCCCCTGTGGGCCCCCGCGGACGACGGGCGGACGTACTCCCGGCGCGAGCGGCGACGGTTCGCCGACTGCTTCAAGGACCTGGTGCGCGGCATCTGCGCGGACGAGGCCGGACCGTTCGCGGAGGGGTTGTACGGGCTTGCCGAACTCGGCCGCGAGCAGGGCGGGTTGTACGCCGCGCTGCGGTCGGAATCCGCCGTGCGGGTACTGGAGGCCGCGTGCCGGGCGCCGGGCGCGAGCCGCACCGTACAGGCGGTGCAGGTGGTGGACCTGCTGGAGTTCGTGGACGAACTGGAGCGCATGCTGCGGCCGTTGTCCCTCGACTGGTACGAGGAGCCCGGCGGTCTCGGCGCGGTCGACGTCTGCCACGCGGCGGCGGGCGGGGTGGCGGCCATCCCCGGACTGCTGGCCAAACGCTTCTTCGGGGTCCCGCTGCTGGTCACCGAGTACGGGGTCCAGCTCCGCTCGCACTACCTGGAACAGCGGCAGGGCGCCCGGCCCACCGTGCGGGCCCTGTTGGCCGCCTTCCACCTCCGGCTGGCCGGCGAGATCTACGCCGAGGCCGACCTCCTGACGCCCGGCAACGCGCACGCCCGGCGCTGGCAGGAGCGCTGCGGAGCCCCCCGGGAGCGGGTGCGGACGGTCTACCCCGGGATGGAGGCGGACCGATTCGCCACCGTCGGGGAGGCCGCGGACTGCGGGGACCCCGACACGCTGGTGTGGGTCGGGCGGATAGAGCCCGCCAAGGACCTCGTCGGGCTGCTGCACGCGTTCGCGGAGGTCCGCAGGGCCGAACCGGGGACCCGGCTGCGGATCTTCGCCACCGCGGTGGTCCCCGGCTACCTCGCCGACTGCCGCTCGCTGGCGGCGCAGCTCTTCCCCGACGAGGCCGCGGACGCCGTCACGGTGGGGGAGAACCCGGTCACCTTCGAGGAGATCGGCGGACCGGACGCCGCGTCCTCGGCGGAGGCGTACGGGGCGGGGCGGGTGGTGGTGCTGTCCTCGGTGATCGAGGGCTTCCCGATCAGCCTGGCCGAGGCGATGTTCTGCGGCCGGGCCACGGTGTCGACCGACGTGGGCGCGGTGTGCGAGGTCATCGGCGGCACGGGGCTCGTCGTACCGCCGCGCAACCCGCGGGCGCTGGCCGAAGCGTGCCTTTCGCTGCTGCGGGATCCCGAACGGGCGCAGCGGCTGGGCGCGGCGGCGCGGGCGCGGGCGCTGGAGTTGTTCACCGTCGAGCAGAACGTGGGCGCCTTCCGGGACATCTACCTGCGGCTGCTGGCGCGGGGCTCCGCGACGCGGCCGGACGGGGAGGTGCCGTTCGCGCATCCGGCGGAGGCGAGGGTGCCGGGGCACTGGACCAGTCCGTCCTGGGCCGTGCCGGCGGAGGGCGCGGGCGATGCCTCTGCTGCCGTGCCGGGGGCCCCTGCCTCGGAGGCGACCGTATGA